A single window of Salvia splendens isolate huo1 chromosome 6, SspV2, whole genome shotgun sequence DNA harbors:
- the LOC121806947 gene encoding heat shock factor protein HSF24-like: MAQRSVPAPFLTKTYHLVDDPASDDVVSWNEAGTAFVVWKTAEFAKDLLPNYFKHNNFSSFVRQLNTYGFRKSVPEKWEFVNENFKRGQKELLVHIRRRKTAIIQNPANGKGAASDNPASPESSGEGLGSSSTSSPNSKNLETTAQLSDLSGENEKLRKDNQLLSSELAQTKKQCDELIAFLTQSVKVVPDQISRIMNLRADTTGDDGNTESDDDDDDDGNDDGDENENCLKLFGVVVKKKKRGCGGSTDLCGPHKKQMRAWMESNKVCN; encoded by the exons ATGGCGCAACGGTCAGTTCCGGCGCCGTTTCTGACGAAGACGTATCATTTGGTGGACGATCCGGCGAGCGACGACGTCGTCTCGTGGAACGAAGCCGGGACGGCCTTCGTCGTCTGGAAAACTGCGGAATTCGCTAAGGATTTGTTGCCTAATTATTTCAAACACAACAATTTCTCCAGCTTCGTTCGGCAGCTCAACACCTAT GGTTTCCGAAAATCAGTTCCTGAAAAATGGGAATTTGTCAACGAAAACTTCAAGCGAGGGCAGAAGGAGCTCCTTGTCCATATCCGCCGCCGGAAAACCGCAATCATCCAGAATCCGGCCAACGGGAAAGGTGCGGCCAGCGACAATCCGGCTTCCCCAGAATCCTCCGGCGAAGGCCTAGGGTCTAGCTCAACCTCATCCCCGAACTCCAAGAACCTGGAGACGACGGCCCAGCTCTCGGACTTATCCGGTGAGAATGAGAAGCTGCGGAAAGATAACCAATTGCTCAGCTCCGAACTCGCGCAGACCAAGAAACAATGCGACGAGCTGATCGCCTTCCTGACGCAGAGCGTGAAGGTGGTGCCTGACCAAATCAGCCGCATTATGAACCTCAGGGCAGATACCACCGGGGACGATGGGAACACTGAGTctgatgatgacgacgacgatGATGGTAATGATGATGGTGATGAAAATGAGAATTGCTTGAAATTGTTCGGAGTTgtggtgaagaagaagaagcggGGATGCGGGGGTAGCACCGATTTGTGTGGGCCCCATAAGAAGCAGATGAGGGCGTGGATGGAGAGCAATAAGGTGTGTAACTGA